The window GGGTATCTATCATTCCGGCGGTGGATCTGAATCGTCTGGAAGAAGTGTTTGTCATCGTGGGAGAAGAAACACCCGTTGCGGTCGATTCGCTCCTGGTCCAATAAACGTGGGTTGTGGGTTTATCTAACCGGGGCCGGGATTTATGATCCAGCTATTCCATGCATCTAAAACACGCTATCCTACTATTTCTGGCGTTTGTAATCGACAGCACCTGGGGGCACGATATCGCCATTCGGGGCGTCATCAGGCCCGACTTCGTATTGATGATGCTTATCTATGGCGCGATGGGATCCGGGGCTTTCACGGGGACTATCCTGGGATTCAGCGTAGGACTATTGGAGGATTTCAACGGCCCGCCGGAGAATCTGGGACTCAACGCCATGTGCAACACGTTGATTGCATACGGTGCGGGGATTGCCGGAAACACGCTCTACCGGGACACCCTCTCCACCTTGCTGCTCACGCTGCTTACAGCCAGCATGGTCCATGCCACGATTTACTGGCTCATTTTTACCCGGTTCCAGCTGACTGAATCGGCTGCCATGCTGGTGACGGTTTCGTTGCCCTCGATGCTTTATACCATCGCGGTGGCCCTGATACTCATACTCGGTTTTACCTTTCGGCAGGGACAGATCAATGTCCGGTGGCTATTCCCAGAATGACAACCCCGCGCACCGGGGCCAGTTGTATCTGTTTATCGGCATAGTCACCGCACTTTTTCTGCTGCTGGCCGTTCGTCTGTTTTATTTTCAAATAATCTCAGGCGAGGAGTACCGGGCACATTCGGAACGGAACAGGATTCGGCCCGTCGTGCTCGAGGCGCCGCGAGGACTGATTCTGGACCGAAACGGCGTTGTCCTGGCGGAAAACAGGCCTACCTATACCATCGCGGCCGCGCCATTCGAGACGTCCGACGAAACCGTGGGTTATCTGGGGGAACTGATCGGAGGGGACGCCTCAGCCATACGAAGGAGGCTCCGCGATTCATCGGTGAATCCTTTCAATCCGATTCCCGTCCAGCGGAGTGTTTCCTTTGCAATCGCGTCGCGGGTGGAAGAACACCTGCTGGAACTGCCTGGTGTAATCGTTCAGATTACGCCCGACCGGATGTACGGCATGGGTACGCTGGCAAGCCATGTGCTCGGTTACGTTTCCGAGATCAACCGGCCGGAACTGGAGGAACTGGCTGAACAGGGATATCGATCCGGCGACATTATTGGAAAACTGGGGGTGGAGAAAGCCTTTGAACGGTACCTTCGCGGCCAGAACGGCATGGAGTTCAGGGAGGTTAACGCGCGGGGCGAAGAGCTCGGCCCCCTTCCCGGCATGCCGGTTCTTCTGCCGGAAACGGGGAAGAACGTGTATCTGACCCTGGATACCAGGATTCAGGCGGTGGCCGAGGAGGCGATTCCCGACAATCTGGCTGGAGCGCTGGTCGCGATCGATCCCGCGACCGGCGCGGTGATCGCGATCGTCAGCAGGCCCGGATACGATCCCAACCTGTTTACGGAGAGAATACCCCAGGAGGTGTGGGATGCGCTTCGCGGCCATCCACTCACACCCCTGCTGGACCGGACCCGGGACGGGCAGTATCCGCCGGCTTCGACGATGAAAATCGTAACGGCCGCCGCCGCGCTGGAAGAACGAATGGTAACGCAGACCATGGTTTTCCGTTCCTGCAATCGCGGATACCGTTTCGGTAATCGTTGGGCGGGGTGCTGGACCTCCGGTCACGGCGCGATGTCGTTCAGGGATGCCATGACCCATTCGTGCAATGTCTATTTCTACCAGGTGGGACACCTGCTCGGGCTGGATCGCTGGGGACGGTACGCCCGCGGCTTCGGTTTCGGTACCTCGACCGGCTTCGATGGGGGCGCCGAACAGCCCGGCCTCGTGCCTGATGCCGGCCTCTACGATCCGGCGCTGAACCGCGCCTGGATTCCGGGGAAAATCCTGAATCTGGCGATCGGCCAGGGCGAGCTTCTTGTCACGCCCTTGCAGATGGCGACGATGATTGCCGCGGTGGCGAATGGAGGCTTGCTGTACAACCCCTACATACTCGACCGGATAGAGTCGGCCGAAGGCGAGACACTGGAAGCCGGGGAACCGGTGGTCAGGGACCGGCTGCCCGTTTCCCCGAAAACAATGCGCCTGATTCAAGACGCCCTGATTGCCGTGGTAAATGAGGGGACGGCGAGGTCGGCGCGGCTGCCCTACGCGCAGGTGGCCGGAAAGACGGGCACAGCGGAGAATCCACATGGCCTGGATCATTCCTGGTTTGTCGGGTACGCTCCGGCCGATTCGCCGCGAATCGCCGTGGCGGCTGTCATGGAGAATGCCCCTTCGGGTTCTGCCGTATCCGTCGTGAGGCGGGTTATCGATGCCTACCTTTCTCTCGAACACAAACCCGTTGCGGGCCGTGCCGGCTCCGGGTCCGGAGCATATGCCCCACCCTGAAGATTCGGTTGAGATCCCATGGAAATCCAGCTAAACCGTACACTCGTCATCATATCCGTCCTGCTGACCGCGTTCGGCATCGCCGTGATCTACAGCGCCACGCAGGATGAAACCGGCCTCGGCATGTCCCGGTACATGCTGCAGTCCATGTGGTTCCTCTTCGGCATAGGCGTCATGTACGTGACTTCGATGTTGCCCATCCGGTTCCTGCAAGCCATTACCATACCCGTTTTCGTGCTGGCGCTGGTCCTGCTCGTCATCGTGTCGGCCACGGGTACCGTCAAGGGATCCAGCCGCTGGATAAGGTTGGGTTTCATCGGCATACAGCCTTCCGAACTGGCAAAGATTGCCGTCATACTGGCACTCGCCCAGTATCTTTCCCAGGTCAGAACCGACTTCCGCCGGCCCTCGGTAATGACCATCTGCGGAATGATCGTGGCTCTGCCCGTTTTCTTCATTCTGTCTCAGCCCGATCTGGGTACGTCAATCGTTTTCGGCGCGATCTTCTGCGGCATACTGCTCTGGGCGGGATTGAGCGTCCTTGAGCTGCTGCTCATGGTTTCTCCCCTGATTGGCGTTGTAATCGGCGTAGTGAGCGGGTTCGATTGGGTCATCTGGTCGGTTTTCATACTCGTCGTGGCCGGAGTAATGTACCTGAAATGGCCGCCGCGATTCGTTACC of the Gemmatimonadota bacterium genome contains:
- the mrdA gene encoding penicillin-binding protein 2, which gives rise to MSGGYSQNDNPAHRGQLYLFIGIVTALFLLLAVRLFYFQIISGEEYRAHSERNRIRPVVLEAPRGLILDRNGVVLAENRPTYTIAAAPFETSDETVGYLGELIGGDASAIRRRLRDSSVNPFNPIPVQRSVSFAIASRVEEHLLELPGVIVQITPDRMYGMGTLASHVLGYVSEINRPELEELAEQGYRSGDIIGKLGVEKAFERYLRGQNGMEFREVNARGEELGPLPGMPVLLPETGKNVYLTLDTRIQAVAEEAIPDNLAGALVAIDPATGAVIAIVSRPGYDPNLFTERIPQEVWDALRGHPLTPLLDRTRDGQYPPASTMKIVTAAAALEERMVTQTMVFRSCNRGYRFGNRWAGCWTSGHGAMSFRDAMTHSCNVYFYQVGHLLGLDRWGRYARGFGFGTSTGFDGGAEQPGLVPDAGLYDPALNRAWIPGKILNLAIGQGELLVTPLQMATMIAAVANGGLLYNPYILDRIESAEGETLEAGEPVVRDRLPVSPKTMRLIQDALIAVVNEGTARSARLPYAQVAGKTGTAENPHGLDHSWFVGYAPADSPRIAVAAVMENAPSGSAVSVVRRVIDAYLSLEHKPVAGRAGSGSGAYAPP
- the rodA gene encoding rod shape-determining protein RodA, with the protein product MEIQLNRTLVIISVLLTAFGIAVIYSATQDETGLGMSRYMLQSMWFLFGIGVMYVTSMLPIRFLQAITIPVFVLALVLLVIVSATGTVKGSSRWIRLGFIGIQPSELAKIAVILALAQYLSQVRTDFRRPSVMTICGMIVALPVFFILSQPDLGTSIVFGAIFCGILLWAGLSVLELLLMVSPLIGVVIGVVSGFDWVIWSVFILVVAGVMYLKWPPRFVTVFLIVTHLGVGLGAKPLWDSLQDYQQRRVETFLNPQVDPKGAGYQIIQSKIAIGSGGLLGRGFLQGSQTSLAFLPEQHTDFIFSVIAEEFGFAGSIGVLGMYYLFILIGIYISMNVKSRYQSLLAAGCVSVFTFHVIMNVGMAVGVLPIAGIPLPFLSYGGSFLMTSLILCGLLLNVWRHRFDY
- the mreD gene encoding rod shape-determining protein MreD, translating into MHLKHAILLFLAFVIDSTWGHDIAIRGVIRPDFVLMMLIYGAMGSGAFTGTILGFSVGLLEDFNGPPENLGLNAMCNTLIAYGAGIAGNTLYRDTLSTLLLTLLTASMVHATIYWLIFTRFQLTESAAMLVTVSLPSMLYTIAVALILILGFTFRQGQINVRWLFPE